The Bacteroidales bacterium genome includes a region encoding these proteins:
- a CDS encoding TonB-dependent receptor, whose translation MLLGLWLITVLSGMSISVSGSDPGLKGGHSGRNGSEGSLSPVYQLVVTGTVTDEKGEALAGVNIIEKGTTNGTSTDVNGNYSITTITKEPVLVYSFIGYETQEIIVGNKTTINVVMRESVSGLDEVVVIGYGTARKRDVTGSVVSLSGDVMRDIPSSNISYSLQGRVPGVELSQVSTKPGASMQIRVRGTRSLNASNDPLLVVDGIPFSGSISDLNLNDIKSVDVLKDASATAIYGSRGANGVILITTIKGQDRQKPQISYSSYVGQKTVFAPYPMMNGPEFVALRKAAGKYTNGVDESDDVNIDWQDLFYRKAMTTNHNLAILGGTEKGNYNFSVGYIRDEAVIPGQDFNRFSLRGALDQGIGKFFRFGFVSNNNYSISNGYNLGLYNVLSSSPIANPYNEDGSLKRTIKMPLDENWVQTRKTVEALGDKWIDQTKAFGTYNNLFGEFKVPGIEDLRYRINVGANLRMSTGGSYTGEGVFSYNPTNPSVASVSNSLSTNWVVENLLTYDHTFALKHRLNVVGMYSAEKTHYHSSYISAKDIPADAFQFYNIGRAQGEITVNPDNQNYYETGLISWMGRAMYSFDNRYMITATLRSDASSRLAPGHKWHTYPAVSLGWNMKNEQFLRNVALIDLLKLRVGYGQTSNQSVDPYSTLGRLSTRPYNFGNTYSTGYYVSQLPNYNLGWEYSLTYNFGLDFSLLNNRLSGTVEYYITNTKDILLSVNLPGTSGVGSYMANIGETQNKGIEFSLDGVILNTPGGLTWEAGVNFYANRNKLVALASGQERDEANWWFVGYPIDCVFDYEKIGLWQESDPYRDILEPGGNAGMIKVKYTGDYNPDGTPTRQIGPADRQIISLEPDFQGGFNTRVSYKGFDFTAVGVFKSGGTLISTLYSGAGYLNMMTGRRNNVKVDYWTPEHTNAKYPNPAGVLSGDNPKYASTLEYFDASYLKIRTLTLGYNLDRIGVVKNAGINRLRLYVTVQNPLVMFSPYYKESGMDPETNSYANENAAVPYSYNLRRLLTIGTNTPSTRNYLIGIDVSF comes from the coding sequence ATGTTACTGGGCCTATGGCTCATAACCGTTTTGTCCGGTATGAGCATTTCGGTTTCCGGTTCGGATCCGGGACTGAAAGGTGGTCATTCCGGCAGGAACGGTTCCGAAGGGTCTTTGTCACCTGTTTACCAGCTTGTGGTTACCGGTACTGTTACCGATGAAAAGGGAGAGGCACTGGCCGGTGTGAATATTATCGAAAAGGGAACAACTAACGGGACCTCAACTGATGTAAACGGGAATTATTCCATCACTACCATCACCAAAGAACCAGTGTTGGTATATTCGTTCATCGGTTATGAAACACAGGAGATCATTGTGGGAAACAAAACGACAATTAATGTGGTCATGCGGGAGTCAGTGTCCGGGCTGGATGAAGTTGTAGTAATTGGGTATGGTACAGCCAGAAAGAGGGATGTAACCGGATCGGTTGTTTCACTCAGCGGCGATGTTATGCGGGATATTCCTTCGTCGAATATTTCCTATTCGCTGCAGGGGCGTGTGCCAGGCGTTGAGTTGTCGCAGGTATCCACAAAACCCGGGGCTTCCATGCAGATCCGCGTTCGTGGTACTCGGTCCTTAAATGCTAGTAACGATCCCCTGCTGGTTGTTGATGGGATTCCTTTTTCCGGATCCATCAGCGATCTCAACCTGAACGACATCAAAAGTGTTGACGTTCTGAAGGACGCTTCAGCAACGGCCATTTATGGCTCACGAGGGGCCAACGGGGTTATTCTGATTACAACCATCAAAGGACAGGACAGGCAGAAACCGCAGATTTCCTATTCCAGTTATGTTGGACAAAAGACAGTCTTTGCTCCCTACCCTATGATGAATGGGCCGGAGTTTGTTGCGCTGCGTAAGGCAGCTGGCAAATATACCAATGGAGTGGATGAGTCGGACGATGTGAATATTGACTGGCAGGATCTTTTTTACAGGAAAGCAATGACGACTAACCATAATCTGGCCATACTGGGTGGTACAGAAAAAGGAAACTATAATTTCAGTGTAGGATACATAAGGGATGAAGCTGTTATTCCAGGCCAGGACTTTAATCGGTTTTCGTTGCGGGGTGCCCTTGACCAGGGAATTGGAAAATTCTTCCGTTTCGGATTCGTTTCGAATAACAACTATTCAATCAGCAACGGTTACAACCTGGGACTATACAATGTCCTGAGCAGCAGCCCGATTGCCAATCCGTACAATGAAGACGGGAGTCTGAAACGCACTATCAAAATGCCATTGGACGAGAACTGGGTGCAAACCAGGAAAACAGTTGAAGCGCTTGGCGACAAATGGATAGATCAAACCAAAGCTTTTGGTACTTACAACAATCTTTTCGGAGAGTTTAAAGTCCCAGGCATTGAGGACTTGCGGTACCGTATCAATGTGGGAGCAAACCTTCGCATGAGTACTGGCGGTAGCTATACAGGCGAAGGGGTATTCAGCTACAACCCGACAAATCCTTCCGTTGCATCTGTGAGTAATTCACTTTCTACCAACTGGGTAGTTGAAAATCTGCTGACATATGATCATACTTTCGCCCTAAAACATAGACTGAATGTGGTAGGAATGTATTCGGCCGAAAAAACGCATTATCATAGTTCCTATATTTCGGCAAAAGATATTCCGGCCGATGCATTCCAGTTTTACAATATCGGCCGGGCCCAGGGCGAAATTACTGTTAACCCCGATAACCAGAACTATTATGAAACCGGACTGATATCCTGGATGGGGCGGGCAATGTATTCTTTTGATAACCGTTATATGATTACAGCCACCCTTCGTTCTGATGCTTCATCCCGACTGGCGCCCGGTCATAAATGGCATACCTATCCGGCTGTGTCACTTGGCTGGAATATGAAAAACGAACAGTTCCTGCGCAATGTGGCACTGATTGATTTGTTGAAACTTCGCGTAGGTTATGGACAAACCTCAAACCAGTCAGTCGATCCCTATTCCACTCTGGGTCGTTTGAGTACCAGGCCGTATAACTTTGGAAATACGTATTCAACAGGTTATTATGTTTCACAGTTGCCCAACTACAATCTGGGATGGGAATATTCACTCACCTATAATTTCGGCTTGGACTTCAGTCTTTTGAATAATCGTCTATCAGGTACCGTTGAGTACTACATTACCAATACAAAGGACATTTTACTGAGCGTAAACCTACCGGGTACTTCCGGGGTGGGAAGCTATATGGCGAATATTGGCGAGACGCAGAACAAGGGTATCGAATTTTCTCTTGATGGTGTGATATTGAATACCCCGGGTGGGTTAACATGGGAAGCAGGGGTTAATTTTTATGCCAACCGCAATAAGCTGGTTGCTTTGGCTTCGGGCCAGGAAAGAGATGAAGCAAACTGGTGGTTTGTCGGGTATCCGATTGACTGCGTATTCGATTATGAAAAAATCGGACTCTGGCAGGAAAGTGATCCTTATCGGGATATTTTGGAACCCGGAGGAAATGCTGGTATGATCAAGGTGAAATATACCGGCGATTACAATCCTGACGGAACTCCTACCCGGCAGATTGGACCTGCTGACAGGCAGATTATTAGCCTGGAACCTGATTTTCAGGGTGGATTCAATACCCGCGTTTCTTATAAAGGGTTCGATTTTACTGCCGTCGGAGTATTCAAGAGTGGAGGGACTCTGATCAGCACCCTCTATTCCGGAGCGGGATATCTGAACATGATGACTGGTCGCAGGAATAATGTCAAGGTCGATTATTGGACTCCGGAGCATACGAATGCCAAATATCCGAATCCGGCTGGTGTTTTGAGCGGTGATAATCCGAAATATGCAAGTACTCTTGAATATTTTGACGCTTCTTATCTTAAGATTCGTACACTGACCCTTGGTTATAACCTGGATCGTATCGGAGTGGTTAAGAATGCTGGGATTAACAGATTGCGCCTTTATGTGACGGTTCAAAATCCCCTGGTTATGTTCTCACCCTATTATAAGGAATCAGGCATGGATCCCGAAACCAACTCATACGCCAATGAAAATGCGGCGGTACCATATTCGTACAATTTGCGGCGTTTGCTGACTATTGGCACCAATACTCCTTCAACCCGCAATTATCTGATAGGTATTGATGTGTCATTTTAA
- a CDS encoding RagB/SusD family nutrient uptake outer membrane protein has translation MKRINMKNLLGTTLMMVFLFACSDILEEQPRSIYEPGFFKTEKGVLGGLTAMYAHLRYIYGQAYYYNACQTGTDEATWAQSADANFKDHDMSGVGSLTPTSSRSDVLWGTAFSNINTASGVIENASAVGTISEALVAEARFFRAFDYFLLVQTFGGVPLNLGSGELKFNTSPVRTSVRNTVPEVYTKAIFPDLLKAVQDLPETPRVTGAVTKTVARLFLAKAYLTYGWWLENPNNIPTYPECQRVDPDGHNAQWYFQQAYNVAVEAIDNPGPYGLQPTFYDVNLAQNDRNNECLLYADHTEKSEYYNGGSLTYGSGAAPDNFAGWMMTWNYTTIRSATATDWSTVISSVQREAEQHLGRPWTRMAPPIGVFKNTFADKVNDSRYDGTFTTVYRGNWPKGGGNYVNIPFVYNANNMVVYPGEPILTFLDDDPAETIDYSNSVYKSNIGAGVLPGRSDFVIAPSGISRICYPGLWKLGPYRTDNGTGLGQPNAGSTRPFNVAKFSELYFIAAEAAVKGATTQAGKTAYDLINVIRARAGKWRWYNNGNVAKVEDHSAEMVAATPTTITIDYILQERSREYFGEGYRWFDLVRTQKWATVAASYEICGTAWGDHTPATYTRDIQPYHYLRPIPQGQIDALEMSADEKAAYQNPGY, from the coding sequence ATGAAACGTATAAATATGAAAAATTTGTTAGGAACAACTCTGATGATGGTGTTCCTGTTCGCGTGCTCTGATATTCTTGAGGAACAGCCGCGTAGTATCTATGAACCAGGCTTCTTTAAAACTGAGAAAGGCGTTTTGGGCGGATTGACGGCCATGTACGCTCATCTGCGTTACATTTACGGGCAGGCTTATTATTACAATGCCTGCCAGACGGGCACGGATGAAGCGACGTGGGCTCAGAGTGCTGATGCCAACTTTAAGGATCATGATATGTCGGGAGTTGGGTCACTTACTCCCACCAGCAGCCGTTCGGATGTGTTATGGGGAACGGCATTCTCGAACATCAATACGGCAAGCGGGGTCATTGAAAATGCTTCTGCTGTGGGTACGATTTCCGAAGCTTTGGTTGCTGAAGCAAGATTTTTCCGTGCTTTCGATTATTTCCTTCTGGTGCAGACATTTGGCGGAGTTCCCCTTAACCTGGGTTCAGGAGAACTCAAATTCAACACTTCACCGGTAAGAACTTCCGTGCGGAATACTGTGCCAGAAGTTTATACAAAAGCCATATTCCCTGACCTGCTCAAAGCAGTGCAGGACCTGCCTGAAACCCCGCGTGTGACTGGTGCTGTTACCAAAACCGTTGCCCGTCTTTTCCTCGCAAAAGCTTATCTAACCTATGGCTGGTGGCTCGAAAACCCCAACAACATACCTACCTATCCTGAATGCCAGAGGGTTGATCCAGATGGACACAACGCACAGTGGTACTTCCAGCAAGCGTATAATGTTGCTGTAGAAGCAATTGACAATCCAGGCCCGTATGGGCTTCAGCCAACGTTCTATGATGTTAATCTTGCCCAGAATGACCGTAATAATGAGTGCCTGTTGTATGCAGATCATACCGAGAAAAGCGAATATTATAATGGAGGTAGTCTTACGTACGGCAGTGGAGCAGCTCCAGATAACTTTGCCGGCTGGATGATGACATGGAATTATACAACTATTAGAAGTGCTACTGCCACTGACTGGAGTACGGTGATTAGCTCCGTTCAAAGGGAAGCCGAGCAGCATCTTGGGCGCCCATGGACCCGTATGGCTCCTCCTATTGGCGTATTCAAAAATACCTTTGCTGATAAAGTAAATGATTCACGGTATGATGGTACTTTTACCACCGTTTATCGCGGTAACTGGCCCAAAGGAGGAGGAAATTATGTCAACATCCCCTTTGTGTACAATGCCAACAATATGGTAGTTTATCCGGGTGAACCCATCCTGACATTTCTTGATGACGATCCGGCGGAGACAATCGATTACTCGAATTCAGTTTACAAGAGCAACATAGGGGCAGGTGTGTTGCCAGGAAGATCGGATTTTGTGATTGCACCAAGCGGCATAAGCAGGATTTGCTACCCGGGCCTCTGGAAACTTGGACCTTATCGTACCGACAACGGTACCGGCCTGGGGCAGCCTAATGCGGGCAGCACACGTCCTTTCAATGTTGCCAAATTTTCCGAATTGTACTTTATAGCAGCTGAAGCTGCCGTGAAGGGAGCCACAACGCAGGCCGGGAAAACAGCTTATGATTTAATTAATGTTATCCGTGCACGTGCCGGAAAATGGCGCTGGTATAATAACGGAAATGTCGCAAAGGTGGAGGATCATAGCGCAGAAATGGTGGCAGCTACTCCTACAACCATAACAATCGATTATATTCTTCAGGAACGTTCCCGCGAATATTTTGGTGAAGGGTACCGCTGGTTTGATCTGGTCCGTACACAGAAATGGGCAACAGTAGCGGCTTCATACGAAATTTGTGGAACTGCCTGGGGAGACCATACTCCGGCAACCTATACACGCGACATCCAGCCATATCATTACCTGCGTCCTATTCCACAGGGCCAGATTGATGCCCTTGAAATGAGCGCTGATGAAAAAGCCGCCTACCAGAATCCCGGCTATTGA
- a CDS encoding aquaporin family protein produces MNPYIAEILGTMLLILMGDGVVANVILKGTKGNNGGWIVITTSWALGVFIGVVVAGPYSGAHLNPAVSIGLAITGQFSWSLVPGYAFSQLVGAALGAFLVYVFYRDHFAVTDDPAGKLAIFCTTPAIRNYWSNFLSEVIGTFVLVFVVLSFQGAHLENVEGTQVGLGSLGALPVALLVWVIGLALGGATGYAINPARDLAPRAMHALLPIPGKGTSDWTYSWIPIAGPCTGAALAALLFLLVR; encoded by the coding sequence ATGAATCCTTATATTGCTGAAATTCTGGGAACCATGCTCCTTATCCTGATGGGTGACGGAGTGGTTGCAAATGTAATTTTAAAAGGTACCAAAGGAAACAACGGAGGATGGATAGTGATTACCACATCATGGGCTCTGGGTGTTTTTATCGGAGTTGTGGTGGCCGGTCCGTATAGCGGAGCACATCTTAATCCTGCCGTCAGTATTGGGTTGGCAATTACAGGGCAGTTTTCCTGGAGCCTCGTGCCGGGCTATGCATTTTCCCAGCTGGTCGGAGCTGCCCTCGGGGCATTCCTTGTGTATGTGTTTTACCGTGATCATTTTGCCGTTACTGATGATCCGGCTGGAAAACTTGCTATCTTTTGCACTACTCCGGCTATCAGAAATTACTGGTCCAATTTTCTCAGCGAAGTAATCGGTACGTTTGTGCTGGTTTTTGTTGTTCTATCATTTCAGGGTGCCCACCTGGAAAATGTTGAGGGCACGCAGGTCGGACTGGGTTCTCTAGGTGCTTTGCCGGTGGCTTTGCTGGTGTGGGTTATTGGACTTGCCCTGGGCGGAGCAACGGGATATGCCATCAACCCGGCCCGCGACCTGGCTCCGCGTGCAATGCATGCCCTTTTGCCCATTCCGGGAAAAGGAACCAGCGACTGGACCTATTCCTGGATTCCAATAGCAGGACCCTGTACGGGGGCCGCACTGGCTGCCTTGCTTTTCCTGCTTGTACGGTAA
- a CDS encoding acetylxylan esterase, with protein sequence MKKMKRIFISILFAGIYHISFAQFDKETMDSLRRLTEMDYQYMLHELQINNVRPGADGNNPSAPNAANYDESKANPYPLLPDPLIMKNGERVVTPEMWQQKRRPEILEDFDREIYGRIPENVPSVHWTITGTIHDTLNGIPSIKKSLVGTVDNSAYPAIQVQIKAELYIPKALKKPVPVMLEFGFILSPERINIMRQNEKMRQYIPDWPGKILAKGWGYAVLDPVSIQADHGAGLTQGIIGLTNKSQFRKPDDWGALRAWAWGASRLLDYFGSDPDVDAQKVGIAGHSRYGKAALVAMAYDQRFAIVYCSSSGEGGAKLHRRNIGEIVENLANPGEYHWLAGNFIRYAGPLTWNDLPVDSHELIALCAPRPVFIGCGSLGERWVDPKGMFMAAVAAGPVYELMGKKGLETSEFPPVMTALTSGDIAFYQHDQGHTPAPGWPVFLSYAKRYFEK encoded by the coding sequence TTGAAAAAAATGAAAAGAATATTTATCTCCATTCTCTTTGCAGGTATTTATCATATTTCATTTGCCCAATTTGACAAAGAAACGATGGATAGCCTGAGGCGGCTGACTGAGATGGATTATCAGTATATGCTGCACGAATTGCAAATCAACAATGTACGACCAGGAGCTGACGGAAACAATCCCTCAGCTCCGAACGCAGCCAACTACGATGAAAGCAAAGCGAATCCGTATCCATTGCTTCCTGATCCGTTGATTATGAAGAACGGGGAAAGGGTTGTTACTCCTGAAATGTGGCAGCAAAAAAGGAGACCAGAAATTCTGGAAGATTTTGACAGGGAAATATACGGGCGCATTCCTGAAAATGTGCCTTCGGTCCATTGGACAATTACTGGTACAATCCATGATACACTAAATGGTATTCCTTCAATCAAAAAGAGTTTAGTGGGCACGGTTGACAACTCTGCATACCCTGCTATTCAGGTTCAGATAAAAGCCGAATTGTATATCCCAAAAGCTTTAAAAAAACCGGTACCGGTAATGCTTGAATTCGGATTCATACTTTCTCCTGAAAGGATTAACATAATGAGGCAAAACGAAAAAATGAGACAATATATTCCAGACTGGCCCGGAAAAATATTGGCCAAAGGGTGGGGTTATGCTGTTCTGGATCCAGTTTCCATTCAGGCAGATCATGGAGCAGGGCTTACGCAGGGCATCATAGGACTTACCAATAAAAGCCAGTTCCGAAAACCTGATGACTGGGGAGCATTACGTGCATGGGCCTGGGGAGCCAGTCGTTTACTTGATTATTTCGGATCCGACCCGGATGTGGATGCCCAAAAGGTTGGAATTGCCGGTCATTCCCGTTACGGGAAAGCCGCTCTTGTTGCGATGGCTTATGACCAAAGATTTGCCATAGTGTATTGCAGCTCTTCGGGAGAAGGAGGCGCAAAGCTTCACCGGCGCAATATAGGAGAAATTGTTGAAAATCTTGCCAATCCAGGAGAATACCATTGGTTGGCAGGGAATTTCATTCGATACGCAGGTCCATTAACCTGGAATGATTTGCCGGTTGACTCGCATGAATTGATAGCACTATGCGCTCCACGTCCCGTATTTATTGGATGTGGCTCCCTGGGCGAACGCTGGGTGGATCCCAAGGGTATGTTCATGGCAGCCGTAGCGGCCGGACCTGTATATGAACTTATGGGGAAAAAAGGTCTTGAAACCTCGGAATTTCCTCCAGTCATGACTGCTCTTACCAGTGGCGACATTGCTTTTTATCAGCATGACCAGGGACACACCCCGGCTCCTGGCTGGCCTGTTTTTCTTTCCTATGCGAAAAGGTATTTTGAAAAATAA
- a CDS encoding glycosyl hydrolase — protein MIRYLIILLLAGKTLLLDAKTYHPKEDLVSEKNAKGWFPLAEKKRTAAMMVSSEDYPGVIRAFKDLQDDIRKVTSILPSMYEDRLPSSKFIILAGTIDKSPIIKKLSDEDKIDVHDIRGKWEAFVIQTIRNPFPGVKQALVIAGSDKRGTIYGIYELSEQIGVSPWYWWADVPVQHKSSLYIRPIRYQEGEPSVKYRGIFLNDEYPALTNWVREKFGTAEARNDPPVPPGVANYGHAFYSRIFELLLRLKGNYLWPAMWNNAFNEDDPENPKLADEYGIVMGTTHQEPMLRAQKEWDRRYLKTLGRWNYAQHPDVLEEFWREGIRRNKNYESIITIGLRGADDTEMMPGGPSVNIPFLEKIISRQRQIIFEEMQQDITKVPQLWCLYKEVQEYYDQGLRVPDDVTLLWSDDNWGNLRRLPTAEERKRSGGAGIYYHFDYHGGPRSYQWINTNPIPRIWDQLALAKQYGADRIWIVNVGHFKGYEFPTEFFLRMAWNTEEFNGENLRSYTEWWCRKQFGEQFDKDIAELIALYTKYNGRRKPELLSPITYSLVNYHEADRVVEEYKILEEKAEKIYHQLPVEARDAFYELVMFPIQASSLVNELYIDAGKNNLYARQGRTSANDMASETCRLFEADTALMGYFNRSFAGGKWNHFMDQAHLGYTGWADPPFNSLRAITLLHTKPSDTANMGISIEGTEKVWPDHEPEAVLPLFDSYNRQRYSIDIFNRGKTSFFFSAHVSDPWIVLSDTATIVEKDKRIWVSIDWNKAPEGISTGTVCINGPYQKVTIQVHARNTEIPSCAKTFFVEGDKYISIEAEHYAYKTDFKERRWERIEDYGHTLSGMRATAETDLPPAVKMENSPCLTYGTYLFSSDTVKVTCIFSPSLNVFPGRGLHYAISFDDATPLVQTLVPEKYNAGNGNRDWESCVMKNARYSSSIHFINKPGYHTLKIWMVEPGVVLEKILIDAGGLKPSYLGPPESCRIETH, from the coding sequence ATGATCCGTTATCTAATCATTTTGCTGTTAGCCGGCAAGACATTGCTTTTAGATGCAAAAACCTACCACCCTAAAGAAGATCTTGTTTCCGAAAAAAATGCAAAAGGCTGGTTCCCTCTAGCCGAAAAAAAGAGAACGGCAGCAATGATGGTCAGCTCGGAAGATTATCCAGGTGTCATTAGGGCCTTTAAAGACCTGCAGGATGACATCAGAAAAGTTACCAGTATCCTTCCCTCCATGTACGAAGACAGGTTACCCTCCTCAAAGTTCATCATCCTTGCCGGAACCATCGACAAAAGCCCAATAATTAAAAAGTTATCCGATGAAGACAAAATTGACGTCCACGATATACGCGGAAAATGGGAAGCATTCGTTATCCAAACCATCCGAAATCCTTTTCCCGGTGTCAAACAGGCATTGGTCATAGCAGGAAGCGACAAACGCGGAACCATTTATGGCATTTATGAACTTTCGGAACAGATAGGGGTTTCACCCTGGTACTGGTGGGCTGATGTTCCCGTTCAACATAAATCTTCTCTTTATATCAGACCGATAAGATACCAGGAAGGAGAGCCCTCGGTAAAGTACCGCGGAATTTTTCTCAATGATGAATATCCGGCTCTCACGAACTGGGTAAGGGAAAAATTTGGAACAGCAGAAGCAAGAAATGATCCTCCTGTACCCCCTGGTGTGGCAAATTATGGTCACGCATTTTACAGTCGGATTTTTGAACTGTTGCTTCGTCTTAAAGGCAATTATCTTTGGCCGGCCATGTGGAATAACGCTTTCAACGAAGACGATCCTGAAAATCCCAAATTGGCTGATGAATATGGTATAGTTATGGGTACCACCCACCAGGAACCTATGTTAAGAGCACAAAAAGAGTGGGACCGAAGGTATCTCAAGACACTTGGCCGGTGGAACTATGCACAACATCCCGACGTTCTTGAAGAATTCTGGAGGGAGGGCATTCGACGGAACAAAAACTATGAAAGTATAATTACCATCGGACTGCGTGGTGCAGACGATACGGAAATGATGCCCGGCGGTCCTTCGGTGAATATTCCGTTCCTTGAAAAAATCATTTCCAGGCAACGACAAATCATCTTTGAAGAAATGCAGCAGGATATAACCAAGGTGCCCCAGCTATGGTGTTTGTATAAGGAAGTACAGGAATATTACGATCAGGGACTTCGGGTTCCTGATGATGTTACCCTCCTCTGGTCCGACGACAACTGGGGAAACCTGCGTCGACTTCCTACGGCCGAAGAACGTAAGAGAAGTGGCGGAGCCGGAATATATTACCATTTTGACTATCATGGGGGCCCCCGCAGTTATCAGTGGATCAATACCAATCCCATTCCCAGGATCTGGGACCAGTTGGCTCTGGCTAAACAATATGGAGCCGATCGTATTTGGATTGTTAACGTCGGCCATTTTAAAGGATACGAGTTCCCCACGGAATTCTTCCTCAGGATGGCATGGAATACAGAAGAATTTAACGGAGAAAATCTCCGTAGCTATACAGAGTGGTGGTGCCGAAAACAATTTGGCGAACAGTTCGATAAAGATATTGCTGAGCTTATCGCACTGTATACCAAATACAACGGCAGAAGAAAACCCGAGCTTCTGTCGCCCATAACATACAGCCTGGTGAATTATCATGAGGCAGACCGGGTAGTCGAAGAATACAAAATCCTTGAAGAAAAAGCAGAGAAAATTTACCACCAGTTGCCTGTGGAGGCAAGGGATGCTTTTTATGAACTTGTGATGTTCCCCATACAGGCATCCTCCCTTGTTAACGAACTATATATTGATGCTGGAAAAAACAATCTTTATGCACGACAGGGAAGAACCAGCGCCAACGATATGGCATCAGAAACCTGCAGGCTTTTTGAGGCTGATACTGCACTAATGGGTTATTTTAACAGAAGTTTTGCCGGAGGCAAATGGAACCATTTCATGGACCAGGCACATTTGGGTTACACTGGTTGGGCGGACCCTCCGTTTAACAGTTTACGGGCTATTACCTTGCTTCATACCAAACCCTCTGACACGGCAAACATGGGAATCAGTATTGAGGGAACAGAAAAGGTCTGGCCCGACCATGAACCGGAAGCGGTACTTCCCCTGTTTGATTCCTATAACAGGCAGAGGTACAGCATCGATATTTTCAACAGAGGAAAAACATCTTTCTTTTTCAGTGCCCATGTCTCCGATCCGTGGATTGTCTTGAGCGATACGGCAACCATCGTGGAAAAGGACAAAAGGATATGGGTGAGCATTGACTGGAACAAAGCACCCGAAGGAATTTCCACCGGAACGGTTTGTATAAACGGACCATACCAGAAAGTAACCATACAAGTTCACGCACGTAATACAGAAATACCCTCCTGTGCAAAAACATTTTTTGTTGAGGGTGACAAGTACATCTCCATAGAAGCCGAACATTATGCATATAAAACTGATTTCAAAGAAAGACGATGGGAACGTATTGAAGATTATGGCCATACCTTATCGGGTATGCGGGCCACGGCCGAAACTGATCTTCCACCTGCCGTGAAGATGGAAAACTCTCCCTGCCTTACTTACGGTACTTATTTATTTTCTTCTGATACAGTAAAAGTTACGTGTATATTTTCTCCATCACTAAACGTCTTTCCGGGAAGGGGGTTACATTATGCAATTTCCTTTGATGACGCAACGCCGTTGGTTCAGACCTTGGTTCCTGAAAAATATAATGCAGGGAACGGAAACAGGGATTGGGAAAGTTGTGTCATGAAAAATGCGCGCTATAGCAGTTCGATTCATTTTATCAACAAACCCGGGTACCACACACTAAAGATCTGGATGGTAGAACCCGGAGTAGTACTGGAAAAAATTCTGATAGATGCTGGGGGTTTGAAACCAAGCTATCTGGGACCTCCCGAAAGTTGCCGCATCGAAACACATTAA